CAGCACCAGATAGGCCACCGTGCCAATCAGCAGCAGCGCGGCCATCATGGTGAGCACCAGTTTGCTGTGGACCATCAGGCGGTTGCGCCGGGGGTTCAGCAGGTGCGCCACCACATTCAGCTGCACCAGAAAGCCCGTGCCCCCCAGGATGATCAGCAGCGCAATCACCACACTGACCAGCGGGTCGCCCACGAAGCCCATCAGGTTGTCGCTGTACAGCGCAAAGCCCGCGTTGTTAAAGGCGCTGACCGAGTGAAACAGCGAGTAGAACAGCCCCCGCCCCCAGCCTTCCAGCGGCACGAAGCGGAAGGCCAGCAGCGCGGCCCCGACCAGCTCAATGACAAAGGTGTACAGAAAAATCGCCCGGATCAGGCCCAGCACGCCCCCGGTGTTCAGGGCGCTCACCTGCTGCGCCAGCCGCAGACGCTCGGTGAAGTTCACGCGGCGCCGCGAGATCAGCGCAAAGGCCGTGCCGAAGGTGATGATCCCCAGACCGCCCACCTGAATGAGCAGCATGATCAGCACCTGCCCCAGGCGGTTGAAATCCTTGCTGGGGTCAATGACGTTCAGGCCGGTCACGCACAGGGCGCTGGTGGCGGTAAACAGCGCCTGCAGAAAGTTCACGCTGCGCCGCGTGCCGTCCGGGTTCAGGCCGTGGGTGACCGGCAGGCTGAGCAGCGTACCCCCCACCAGAATGGCCACCGCAAAGGACAGCGCGATCAGCTGCGGCGGGCTGAGCTGCGACAGCGGCGAGAGGCGGCGGCGGGCGCGGCCAGCACTCAGGTCGCGGGGGGGGCGGGGCGGGCGCGTCATAGAACGGCCCGGATTGTACGCCGCCAGGGCCCGGGGGCGGCAGCCCCCCTGGGGCGGGGGCTCTATACTGTTCTGCTATGCCGCGCCCCGCCCGCCCTGACCGCCACGCCCAGCCCCGGCGCAAAGCCCGCCCCCGGGGCGACCACCGCGCCCGCCAGCCCGCCCACGAATACGAACTCGAAGCCCTGCGCGGCCTGGAGCATGTCGCCGCTGGCGAACTGGCGACAGTGCCGCTGGCCCGCGACGTGCGCGGCCTGCGCTTCTGGTTTCCCGGCGACCCCGCGCGCCTGACCCGCCTGAAGTCGGCGGTGGCGGTCTACCGCGTGCGCACCTGGGACGTGCCGCGCCCGCGCGGCCTGCTGGGCCACCAGCAACTGGGCGAACTGACCGACTTTCTGCTGGGCGCCGTGCAGGTGGGCGCGCACCGCTCGTTCCGGCTGGCGGCGGCAGGCAAGGAATCAGCCGTGATGCAGCGCCTCGCCGAAGAACTGCAGACCCACCTGAACCTGCCCCACGACCCCGAAGCCGGCGAATTACTGATCCGCCTGCGCCCCGAGGAAGGGGGAGGCGGCTGGGACGTGCTGGCCCGCATCACGCCAAAGCCCCTGAGCGCCCGCGCGTGGCGGGTGTGCAACATGGCGGGCGGCCTGAACGCCACCATTGCCTACGCCGCCCACAAACTGGCCGGGCAGCGCGAACAGGACCGCATCTTTAACCCTATGAGCGGCAGCGGGACTTTGCTGATCGAGCGCGACCTGATGGGCCCCAGCGCCGCGCTGGTGGGCGTGGACCTGAACCCGGAAGCCGTGAAGTGCGCCCGCGCCAACGTCCAGGCCGCCGGGCGCGACATTGAGGTGGCGGTGCGCGACGCCCTGCACACGGACCTGCCTGCCCGCTCCTTTGACCTGATCATGGCCGACCTGCCCTGGGGCGACGCCATCAGCACCCACCATAGCAACGAGGTGCTGTACCCGGCCTTCTTGCAGGAAATGCACCGCCTGACCAGCCAGCGCGGGCGCCTGTGCGTGATCACCCACGAAATCCGTCTCTTCGAGCGCGTGCTCTCGGCCCAGCAGAAGTGGAATGCCCACGAACTGTTCCAGGTCGCCAGCGGCGGGCACCATCCGAAGGGGTATTTGTTGAGTAAGGGGTAGTGGGGAGTGGGTTGTGGGAAAAGAAGGGGGCAGGGCGCGGGAGGCGGTGCGCGGGGCTTGACAAGCGCCTGAGTTCCGAATCAGGTTGTTCCACTCCCCATCTGCCACACTGCCCCGCATGACCACACCATTTCGCTGGGGGATTCTGGGGGCGGCGCGCATTGCGCGGGCGCTGATTCCGGCCATTCGGGACGCGGGGGGCGAGGTCACGGCGCTGGGGGTGCGTGATCCGCACAGCGAGCGGGCGCGTGCCTTCGCCCAGGAATGGGAGGTGCCGCTGGTGGGGGACTACGCGGCAGTCCTGGCCTCGGACGTGGATGCGGTGTACAACCCGCTCCCGGGCGACCTGCATCACCCCTGGACCCTGGCGGCCCTGCAGGCGGGCAAGCACGCCCTGACTGAAAAGCCGATGACCCTGAACGCCGCCCAGGCCCAGGACTTGGCCGACGCCGCGGCCCATTCAGGGCGGGTGCTGCTGGAAGCCTTTGCCTACCGCTTTCAGCCCCATGTGGCCCGCCTGCGCCAGATCGTGGCCGAGGACCTGGGCGAGATCCGGGCGGTGCGCGCGGCCTTTGGCTTTCACATGGACAACCCGCACGATTTCCGCTGGCACGCGGCGCAGGGCGGCGGCGCGCTGTACGACGTGGGCACCTACCCGGTGAACCTCACCCGATTGCTGCTGGGCGAACCCCTCTCGGCCCAGGCGGCGGCCCGCTGGACAGAAGGCGGCCCGGCGGCGGGCGTGGACGTGGCCCTCAGCGGCGTGCTGACCTACCCCAGCGCGCTGGTCAGCCTGGACTGCGCCTTTGACTGGACGGACCCCAGCACCCAGGCCGTGACCGTGGTGGGCACGCGCGGCACCCTGCACATGGAGGGCGTGTTCCACAGCCACACCCAGGGCCCCCAGACCCTGCGCCTGACCGTGGGCGAGCAGGTGCGCGAGGAAGTGTTCGGGGCCAGCAACGGTTACGCCCATATGGTGCGCCACTTTATGGCGCTGGCCGCCGGGCAGACCCCGGCCCTCTACCCGCCGGCCGACGCGGTGGCCCAGGCGCGGGTGCTCGACGCCCTGTATGCCTCGGCGCGCAGCGGGCGCGTGCAGCCGCTGGCCTAGAATGCCCCCCATGACCGATCCACTGCAGGGCTGGCAGCCCGCCCCCGCCGGGCACAAACACGTGGTCAGCATCAGCCTGGGCAACAGCACCCGCAACGCCCGCGAAACCGTGACGGTGCTGGGCCAGCCCTTCGTGATCGAGCGCCTTGGCACCGACGGCGACGCGGCAAAAATGGCGGCCCTGTTCCGCGCCCTGGACGGCCGGGTGGACGCCTTTGGGCTGGGCGGCGCGGACCTGTACGTGATTGCGGGCGGCAAAAAGTACGTGTTTGCCAACGTGCGCAAACTGGTGGCGAATGCCCGCCAGACCCCCGTGCTGGACGGCAGCGGCCTGAAAAACACCCTGGAGCGCGACGCGATTGCCCAGCTGGACGGCCTGCTGCAGTGGCGCACCCAGAAGGTGCTGATGGTCTCGGCAGTGGACCGCTTCGGCATGGCCGAGGCCCTTTCGGAGCACGGGGCGGACGTGGTGTACGGCGACATCGTCTTCGGCCTGAACCTG
This region of Deinococcus multiflagellatus genomic DNA includes:
- a CDS encoding TrkH family potassium uptake protein, encoding MTRPPRPPRDLSAGRARRRLSPLSQLSPPQLIALSFAVAILVGGTLLSLPVTHGLNPDGTRRSVNFLQALFTATSALCVTGLNVIDPSKDFNRLGQVLIMLLIQVGGLGIITFGTAFALISRRRVNFTERLRLAQQVSALNTGGVLGLIRAIFLYTFVIELVGAALLAFRFVPLEGWGRGLFYSLFHSVSAFNNAGFALYSDNLMGFVGDPLVSVVIALLIILGGTGFLVQLNVVAHLLNPRRNRLMVHSKLVLTMMAALLLIGTVAYLVLEWNNPKTLGPLGLGERVLASFFQSVTTRTAGFNTLDYGAMGLTTLFITIILMFIGANPGSTGGGIKTSTFYVMMASAWSMVRGRRDTTLFERRIDTDTILRAMTVGLLSIGLVNAMLIALLSLNTRDDVSFINLFFEAVSAFGTVGLSMNTTPLLNPAQHVVLIALMFLGRIGPLTFAVAFGRPRSAVPVRYPADKDILIG
- a CDS encoding methyltransferase domain-containing protein; its protein translation is MPRPARPDRHAQPRRKARPRGDHRARQPAHEYELEALRGLEHVAAGELATVPLARDVRGLRFWFPGDPARLTRLKSAVAVYRVRTWDVPRPRGLLGHQQLGELTDFLLGAVQVGAHRSFRLAAAGKESAVMQRLAEELQTHLNLPHDPEAGELLIRLRPEEGGGGWDVLARITPKPLSARAWRVCNMAGGLNATIAYAAHKLAGQREQDRIFNPMSGSGTLLIERDLMGPSAALVGVDLNPEAVKCARANVQAAGRDIEVAVRDALHTDLPARSFDLIMADLPWGDAISTHHSNEVLYPAFLQEMHRLTSQRGRLCVITHEIRLFERVLSAQQKWNAHELFQVASGGHHPKGYLLSKG
- a CDS encoding Gfo/Idh/MocA family protein gives rise to the protein MTTPFRWGILGAARIARALIPAIRDAGGEVTALGVRDPHSERARAFAQEWEVPLVGDYAAVLASDVDAVYNPLPGDLHHPWTLAALQAGKHALTEKPMTLNAAQAQDLADAAAHSGRVLLEAFAYRFQPHVARLRQIVAEDLGEIRAVRAAFGFHMDNPHDFRWHAAQGGGALYDVGTYPVNLTRLLLGEPLSAQAAARWTEGGPAAGVDVALSGVLTYPSALVSLDCAFDWTDPSTQAVTVVGTRGTLHMEGVFHSHTQGPQTLRLTVGEQVREEVFGASNGYAHMVRHFMALAAGQTPALYPPADAVAQARVLDALYASARSGRVQPLA
- a CDS encoding quinate 5-dehydrogenase codes for the protein MTDPLQGWQPAPAGHKHVVSISLGNSTRNARETVTVLGQPFVIERLGTDGDAAKMAALFRALDGRVDAFGLGGADLYVIAGGKKYVFANVRKLVANARQTPVLDGSGLKNTLERDAIAQLDGLLQWRTQKVLMVSAVDRFGMAEALSEHGADVVYGDIVFGLNLDRPLRSIGSLRRVAGLVLPVITKLPQDWFYPTGAKQEQSVEGKGTRYYAWADVIAGDTHYAKRYAPQNLQGKTILTQTITAADREWMKARGVRRLITTTPRMGQRNFATNVLEAMFVALSGGREALSGPQYLDYIRQVGFKPEINDLD